In Hyalangium gracile, the following proteins share a genomic window:
- a CDS encoding glycosyltransferase family 4 protein, translating to MRVLLIGDYPPPYGGVAIHVQQLHRFLRGRGIEAKVLDIGKGGRPAPDVIPVQSLARFGLRLAGFLSAGWTVHVHTSGNNPKSWMLAAAAGVPAPRAPRVITLHSGLLPDFLAGSSARRALARAALAGYSRVVAVSQAVKEALVGCGVPEEKILVQPAFCASQVQPGPVTPEVELARARRKPLLAMAHHPSPVYGRMVMFRALRMLAEELPGVGLAVFGPGTRTPEFARDARETHAAPYLEDLGELDHSEVLGLMSRCDAFIRPTTHDGDAISVREALALGVPCVASDVCTRPEGTYLFRAGHAPDLALRVRQALVEGPAETALPDAGPVLLRLYEELSEPRLEGQRPAMAT from the coding sequence ATGCGCGTGCTTCTCATTGGAGACTACCCCCCGCCGTACGGCGGGGTGGCGATCCACGTACAACAACTTCATCGATTTCTTCGCGGGCGCGGTATCGAGGCGAAGGTCCTGGACATCGGAAAGGGCGGCCGGCCGGCTCCGGACGTCATCCCGGTCCAGTCCCTGGCTCGGTTCGGGCTGCGGCTCGCGGGATTCTTGAGCGCTGGGTGGACGGTGCATGTCCACACCAGCGGCAACAACCCGAAGTCCTGGATGCTGGCCGCGGCGGCCGGTGTCCCGGCACCCCGAGCGCCTCGCGTCATCACCCTGCACTCGGGGCTGCTGCCGGACTTCCTGGCGGGCTCCTCGGCGCGCAGGGCGCTGGCCCGGGCCGCGCTCGCGGGGTACTCGCGGGTGGTGGCGGTGTCGCAGGCGGTGAAGGAGGCGCTCGTCGGGTGTGGCGTGCCCGAGGAGAAGATCCTCGTCCAGCCGGCGTTCTGCGCCTCGCAGGTGCAGCCGGGGCCGGTGACGCCCGAGGTGGAGCTGGCGAGGGCCCGACGCAAGCCGCTGCTGGCCATGGCGCACCACCCGTCGCCCGTGTACGGGCGGATGGTGATGTTCCGGGCGCTGCGGATGCTCGCGGAGGAATTGCCGGGAGTGGGGCTCGCCGTCTTCGGCCCTGGGACGCGGACTCCGGAGTTCGCTCGCGATGCTCGCGAGACGCACGCGGCGCCGTACCTGGAGGATCTGGGCGAGCTGGATCACTCGGAGGTGCTGGGCCTGATGTCGCGGTGTGATGCGTTCATCCGGCCCACCACGCATGACGGGGATGCCATCTCCGTGCGCGAGGCGCTGGCACTGGGAGTGCCCTGCGTGGCCAGCGACGTGTGTACCCGGCCGGAGGGGACGTACCTGTTCCGGGCGGGGCATGCGCCGGACCTGGCCCTGCGGGTGCGGCAGGCACTGGTGGAGGGCCCGGCGGAGACGGCGCTGCCGGATGCGGGGCCCGTGTTGCTCAGGCTGTACGAGGAACTGTCCGAGCCTCGGCTCGAGGGTCAGCGGCCGGCGATGGCCACCTGA